The window CTATTCCATATAGTCTTCCAGACTCATGAAATGAGTCTCCCACCACTGAGTCAACTGTAAAAAGCTGATTAGATAATGAAGGCGAAAGTTTGATTTCTACACACCTGATTACTAATACTCATCTATGTAGCTTCATTACTTGCCATTTTAGTTTCATTGTGAAAACACTGGTATGTGATTGGCAATGAAATAAGCCACGTGCTAAATTAGCAGTTAAATCAAGATTACTTAAATACAGGTAAAGGTTGAACACGAACTTTAGGTTATGCGGAGGAGAAATAGGGAAGGGAAAGATTGGACATTTACGCCAAATTAATTGCAATGGAGTTTGAGGACCGCTCCATTAGATCATATATTCTAAACGTGTATTTCACTCAAAAATtccattagattttatttttacatatgcCAACAATGTATTGTGTATTTATGACAATATTAATATAAAATAGGTCAAATATAATGTTTTCTTAAAGAGCTGTTGAATGCAAAAACAATAATTGTTTGAGTAACCTGTGCAGTGAAGTAAGAGGATTTATACCATTGGATGCTTAAACAGAAACATGACATTCTACAATAGCTTCCATTTCACAGCCGGGTCACTTGGTTCCTTCCCAACAGAAGAATTCACATGTTGGATTTCAATGCCATTCTTCATTATTTGATTGGAGTCAGGGAATTCAAATTGCTATGGTGGACTGCAAAAACTAAAACAAAAAGCAGCATTGCATTAACATCTTAGAAACTAAATAGGTATAGGGATAGATAGATCTATATCCCCCAGTGGTCTTCATTATTTAACCACAAATCCAATAATTAAATGACACAAACCACTGACAGATACTTACATCATCATATACAAAGTTCACGAAGCCTTGATGCATGCTATCTCGCCGTCTAAAGACATCTATAAAGAGTTAAAGAAATTGAATATTAGTAATTAAACTAAAGCATTTGCTTAAAATCAAACGCTttaaaagacacaaaaaaaaaaaccacccttAAGTAGCCAGCCTTTCTTAAACGTTGGCATGTACCAATGCCATTCAGTAAAAGGGCTGGTACACTTGTGGTTCTTAAGAAGTTCATACTGGTTTTGCTCATGTCTAGACATGGATTATGATGGTGGCTGACAGCCTCAATCAGTATAGAAGAGCATTTCCTTCCTTTCATGCGCTTAACACTGGGGACCATGTCAAAGCACCAGTGAATGTAGAATGGTATTTAAACAGCGACATTGTACGCAGCACTttgcaaaattacaatacaaaaatgtaaataaagtacAAAATTGGGATAAGCGCTACAGGTAAATGGCAACATAATGCAAAGGAACATCCTGCCCCGACGAGTTGACAATTTCAGTATGCAAGTGGTCCGGGTGCCAGAATGCCCATTGCACTATGGTGTTCCAGACATTTCAGTGCTTAAGTTAAACATGAAGTCTCCACTAGGATCAAAGGAAACACACGGAAGTAATCAGTTTAGTAGGTTGAAACCAGGTGACTATACAATCAGACCACTATAAGAGTTTAATAGATTTGGAAGACTGAAAATGTTGCTTGGTTTTGACCTGGGGCTCTGAACGAAGGGTGGTGGGAGAGCCATGGTCTATTTAAAGAGAAGGTCTGTAAAAAGCATACATTAAACTGGTTTAAAATAATTGTCAGGATAAACTTTCATGAGGAATTAAAAATACTTACACTTGTCTAATTTATGTAAAGGCATTAATCACCTAGTTTTACTATTAAAGATATCACTGGCATTAGTTACATTTTGTTGTATGCGAGATTACATTTTAAAGCAGAATGAACCAAGTTAATTTTACAGGGTTCACCAAAAACCAAATCATAAGGAAGCGCCTCAAGCATGGGTACTGAAGTGGAAAGGAACAAATTCAAATCCTAGTAGACATACTGGTTGTGGATAAGTCTAGATTTGTTGCAGATTGTGATACTTTCTACAGACCAACATTGGGGTTCTTCATAATTATAGTGCACATACCATTAAAACCCTGTTTTTCCCTCAAGAGTTATGTCAGCACACCACACACCTCGCTGGCCAGTAGTTCCTACTGACCATGCTTTGTCAATTAAACAGAACAAACTTGTCTGATTTATGACTTGCGAGGAAAATTAAAATATTGTTCTTTTCCAATTATGTGCCAACTTTATTGTCAAGTTGGATTTTGTATCAGCTGGTTGGATTTAAAGCTgcaaaccaagcaatatcctacattatttttttaattacatcagttctgatatagatatagatatagatatatatatatatatatatatatatatataatgctaaaagtattttctcaaagtCTGTATGACAtttttatcttaatatataaaatgaaaagGTTAGTGccatctgcggtgaatctgattggccagaggcttaggaccaatcagattggtgggtctgacgtcatcCAACTGCCACCGTCTTTCCCCTcggggatacacacacactctctctctcctccctccccccatcacactcactctttccccccgccccccaatcacactcactcacctccctccccggcgctccactcacctccctccccggcgggggaacaggcactggccaggcaggctgcagctgcctcgcggcgccaaagatggcggcgcccggaaggacccccttcctccctcgcggcgccgagtgctaagatggcggcgcccggaagtagaggtaggtgtcgctctcccactcctcccccaacccccagagtacgctctctacggctcaacatccgaggagcagggcggcagggagttaatacctcctttgtgccaccgggagtcggcggaggccacgaggggggagagaaccagtggcagcccgaggagcgcggcatgctggcaggtaaggaaatgcagggggaggaatccacgcctttgacgccccccccctgcctccgggcaacgccgggtatatcagctagtgtacaATAtgataatgtaacaaacatttggtttctatggcaaccatttacaaagacatctttctcttctgaaacaggctctggcaacaccttttttgagccctgcatgAATGATCTGCCCCCACAGAacattgcatctttggtcctcttctgctgccctgACAGCTATTTAGTCAATCCACGagtcgaatcttcgccgatcgatcacaggagaacggatcgatcggcaactttgcCAATTACATATCAATGTGtaaattgtattgatgcaaataTTAAAGGGACAaataaaatggcagcttggactactGCTTGAAgcctaaaataaaaatatattttaatatttgggGCGGTTGATGACCATGTAAAGTCAAACGAAAAGATTAGCAAGTAAAAAAAACTGATGAATGAaacattgaagaaaaaaaaacaaaaaaattcaaaaaaatgAATACACCAATATTCCTAGAGTGTGATACCTGTATAACAAAGTTTGACCAATGTATTGTATTAGTTTATAGAAAATGGCTTGCTAAAGTTCAATATTTAGCTAAACCGTTTTGAACAAGGTCATTAATCTTCGCATCCTTTTAAAATACCCATGTTAAATTACAAACTTTCCTTCACAATTGCATCAGAAAACCAAACATGAGAACAAAGCACAATTATAGTCTGTCAAATATATCGACATTTTACAGTGAAATTGGATAGtgttctaaataataataataatatatatatataaagcattaGCCAAACAGTAAATTAAATGATTTGTGTTTTTGCTTACATTCTATATTGGTGCATATCACCATATCCATTAACAAGGACATGTTAAGTTTGCATTAGAACTCAATTTGTTTTAAAATGATTTAAATGAAACAAAAATACCTGTCAATGCCCTTAGTTTCACACAGCATGCAACATAGTCATCAAAATAGATTCTTCCATTCTTGCTGTAACGTTTTAGAATAGTATTCAGTGTCTGAGGGTTCAACCTGTAACCTTCGAGAGGAAAATAAAAATGAGGTTGAGAGatctatacatttttttttacaacctTCTGTTCTAGAGCTAGCAATGTAAAGTAGTCAAATAAGATAATCAGAATCTATGAGAAGAGCCATAAAGGTTACACAGCATTTTAAAGCTTAGaatataattgtaaaaaaaataagcaaTAATATATTCTTAATGAATGTGTTTGTAGAACATTACAACAATCATGCTTACCCATGGCCATAATGGCTTGGCCCATTTCAAGTGGCTCCACTGTTCCGCTTCTGTCCTGATCAAACGTACAAAAATTTTGTTTCCACGCATTCAGTGCACCAAACAGCTCTTTGAACTCATTGAATCCCATTTTGCCAGTATGGTCCATCTGGGTTTGTTTGGTTAAAGCAAGTTTGTATTAAGGGTTAAAGTAACCAACAGTAGATTCCTTTTAAGGAagtgtaattttgcatttaaatcTGCTGGTAAAtgtaaaattatttaaaaagctTTAAAATCAGTGCCTTTTGAAAAAGGAAAGTTTAATTATAAATATAGGATTTGGCAATAAAGAATGTTTATTTGCAGTACATTACAGATGACATCCAAAGGAACCGTAAAAAATAATTTGCAACAATAAGGTTGTACATGTATGTATTTGTTGAATAAAATGCATTGCGATGCAAAAATGCCATAGGGCACGAGAGAGCGCCTCTGATGCTGTTAAATTATTTGCAGTTGATTTGACTCGGAAACTAGAtattgctttaaaaaaacaaacaaaaaaaaaaaaaaaacactactaGACACCttctttcaaaaaaaaaaaaaaaaaaaaaaaggggggctaTTTATTCAACTGAAGTAGTGCTGAACGGGGCACTATCAGAAGGAAAGTTTTAACTGAAGTTAATGGAAGTTTGTGTTAAATTCACACAGTGTATTTAACcccatgtgtgtaatatataaatatatttaaccaACACCAGTGTAATGAAGTGGTGTTAGAACTGGAAATTATTGGCTTGTACACTAGCAGAAACTACTGTTATTAGAGGTCAAATGGTAATTCATCTACAAATATGATGGTATATGTATAGTATATTAGAGACTGAGTAATTGCCGTCTCCCTCTTTCAGTATGGTCTGACCTGTGTTTCTCTGTCCCTTTCACGCCTCTTGCTTTTTGTCTGTTACTGGCTGACCCTTCCCTCCAATTTTTTATGTTCCTTACCTCATCTTTCATCCGCGTCTCGCGTCTCgcgtctcactgcccccctcccacccgttTGGGTTTGTAACTTTTTACAACCTAGTCCCACTCCCATCAGCACCTTTCCCTCGTCAAAACAAGATGGCGgcaagggaggggaaaaaaaaaaagtgaaatagaTCATTTGCAAGGTCactcagataaaaaaaaaaaaaactcatgtgCTCATAAGGAAGGAAATACTGCAACATATCCCTCAAGTCAGTCCAAAGCAGAAATGGTGTTTTGCCACCATCCCACGTCAGACACGAGCCAGAGATGCTCAGATTGACCCTCCTGCCCCCGACTTGCTTCCTAAAAAAAAGCCAAAATTTATATACACTGAGATAAAAGGTCTTCAATATTCTCTGAAAGGATACATCCAACATGGCTATCATAATCCGGCAGGTTTCCAAACTAAAAGCTAAAGtaaaaaggggggagaaagagaaagggtGCATAGTTATTTGTGTCATTACTACTTGATTCCAACATGAGCATTCAAACAGTTTAAAGACCTGAATAGAAATGTGATCTATAAAACTAGTGATTTTGGCAGAAAAACATACAGGCTCACATTTACTACACTGTGTGACACCTTCAGGGGCTGGAAGACACCTTCCAGCCTGTCAGTCAATGAGCCATAAGGGGCACTGCAGCACTGGAAGGGTCTTGAGGAATAGCACAGCTTTGTAAATATGACTCACAAAGGTTTCATCCCTAGATTGGCCATTGCAACTTTTGAGCTCCAGTTTACCAGCAAGTACATCATAAATCAGGGGAACCATAACCGGTCAAAATGTAGCGTCTCTGCACATTCAGTGTGGTAACATCCTCTGAAAGAGTTCCCTGGGCATAGTGATTCTGCCCTGCTACCTCCTCAATTGGGTATTTAAAGCTTAGTGGGCATTATGGAAGCATTATTGCCAATGTTAAATCATTTTTCTGCTTCTATGTTCTTTGCACGCGGCTGCAAGCTCCCAATCACAAAGTAATCCTTTGTATCTATTTTGAGAGCGTGGGATCGAAATAGTTGGGCATAAAGCATATTAAAATTCACACATTTAACACAGATACAGCACTGGAAAAGTCCAAGTGGAAATTCACATGCTGACAAAAACAGGAGCTGGAACGTTGACAACTTGTTACACTTACGAGTATAGGTCCCATGGATTCCAGACTGTGTTAAACATCTCTGTAGTTCTTCAGCATCTACTTCACCATCCTACCAAATAAAAAAGTGGATTTAATTTCAATTATAAATATAGGAGTTGGCAGTAATAAATAAAGGGGCTAATTCAATATACACCGATCATGCTGATCACACCATGATTGGCCAAAAACCTGCATTCCAGTCCATGGAGTGTTTGACAATAGCAGTACAATTGGTCTCCACGGATTATACTGAATTAAACACCTAAAAAGGAGAACATGATCATTTTGGAAGACCTGTTATTATGGTAGTGCTCAACCACTAATGAATAACTAACTCCCTTTGTCCTACTTTCTGGTTTAAAGCGTTTTATTTCAAAGAGCTGGAGTGGGACACAGAGTAAAAGTGTGTACTGAAACATTTTCTCTGAGAGCcttagaaaattaaaaaaaaatcttaaaagaAAAATCAATTGCAAACTTAAGTTAATCTAGGTATGTTAGCCTATATTATACTTGGGCTCAATCCTCCCCTGACAGAGTACCACAGATTACTGGCACATCCAAAAATAAAATCTTTGTGACACTGCAATTGGAGTAGCGGACACATGCCACATGCACAGACACTCTCAACCCTCCCCCTGACAGTCATAACAGAGCAGATGTTAGCAGAGTTCTAAAACGCTCTGCGTGCTCCCACACCTTGCACTCAGTGTAACTCCACCTCCCACCCTCACCACATGCCAGACTATGTGTAACCACATATCCATCCCATCAACCTTCctcttctccctttctcctgtgccctttggaatgctcactccc is drawn from Ascaphus truei isolate aAscTru1 chromosome 7, aAscTru1.hap1, whole genome shotgun sequence and contains these coding sequences:
- the GCA gene encoding grancalcin, which encodes MAYPGFGGFGALNSQMSMMGQAMAGAVHGLPHGGYFGQPQYATADPMWGYFTAVAGQDGEVDAEELQRCLTQSGIHGTYTPFSLETCRIMIAMLDMDHTGKMGFNEFKELFGALNAWKQNFCTFDQDRSGTVEPLEMGQAIMAMGYRLNPQTLNTILKRYSKNGRIYFDDYVACCVKLRALTDVFRRRDSMHQGFVNFVYDDFLQSTIAI